From the Lathyrus oleraceus cultivar Zhongwan6 chromosome 4, CAAS_Psat_ZW6_1.0, whole genome shotgun sequence genome, one window contains:
- the LOC127135555 gene encoding U11/U12 small nuclear ribonucleoprotein 31 kDa protein, with product MSSKKKHKRKHSDSDEDDDVFYYRYCASSSTPNTTTGTTSSNQPQSKPNNKGSSIGGTGEPLAPSKSTLYVSNLDYSLTNSDLHTLFSTFGRIARVTVLKDRHTRLSRGVAFVQFVSRNDAQRAVAEMNKKILNGRTLTASIAADNGRAPEFIRKRVYNTETALCYECGGHGHLSYECPKNQLGPRPRPQPKKPRRGFSGLRDRDGEEEGDEEEEEGGQIAAEQFDDNWASVVDDEAGERLLGRNRNDDEGLDNNKTKKKGKKAGYFSDESDHDDDD from the coding sequence ATGTCAAGCAAGAAGAAACACAAACGAAAACACAGCGACAGCGATGAAGACGACGACGTTTTCTACTACCGCTACTGCGCTTCGTCCTCAACCCCCAACACCACCACCGGCACCACATCCAGTAATCAACCCCAATCAAAACCGAACAACAAAGGATCATCAATAGGAGGAACAGGTGAACCCTTAGCACCATCAAAATCGACGCTATACGTTTCTAATCTAGATTACTCCCTAACAAACTCCGATCTCCATACGCTCTTCTCTACTTTCGGCCGCATCGCGCGTGTAACCGTTCTCAAAGACCGTCACACGCGCCTAAGCCGCGGTGTCGCGTTTGTCCAATTCGTTTCTCGTAATGACGCCCAACGCGCCGTGGCGGAGATGAATAAGAAGATTCTCAATGGAAGGACTCTAACTGCTTCTATTGCTGCTGATAATGGACGTGCTCCGGAGTTTATTCGGAAGCGCGTGTACAATACTGAGACTGCTTTGTGTTATGAGTGTGGGGGGCATGGTCATTTGTCGTATGAGTGTCCTAAGAATCAGTTGGGGCCGAGGCCGCGGCCTCAGCCTAAGAAGCCGCGACGGGGATTTAGTGGGCTGAGGGATAGGGATGGGGAGGAGGAAGGTgatgaggaggaggaggagggtGGTCAGATTGCTGCGGAGCAGTTTGACGATAATTGGGCTTCTGTTGTGGATGATGAAGCGGGTGAAAGGTTGCTGGGGAGAAACAGAAATGATGATGAGGGTTTGGACAACAACAAGACgaagaagaaagggaagaaaGCTGGGTATTTCAGTGATGAGAgtgatcatgatgatgatgattga